In Tachypleus tridentatus isolate NWPU-2018 chromosome 7, ASM421037v1, whole genome shotgun sequence, a genomic segment contains:
- the LOC143257049 gene encoding creatinase-like produces METEGMGGVVFTSIQNVAYFSSFLYIPFERPYGLVVTPQRNVTVSALVDYSQPWRVSCDENVIYTDWKRDNFFHAVKDLLKDVEGTIGYEADHLSVQNYGKLLSALPLNKLVDIGESTERMRMIKSPEEIKLIKVELQQSML; encoded by the exons AGGAGTTGTTTTTACGTCCATTCAGAACGTGGCTTATTTCTCTAGCTTTCTGTACATCCCCTTTGAAAGACCATATGGCCTTGTGGTCACTCCACAGCGTAACGTCACAGTGTCCGCTCTAGTAGACTATTCTCAACCGTGGAGGGTAAGCTGCGATGAAAACGTGATTTACACAGACTGGAAACGAGATAATTTTTTTCATGCTGTAAAGGATCTTCTAAAAGATGTTGAAGGAACCATTGGATACGAGGCTGACCATCTCTCTGTTCAGAACTATGGGAAGCTATTGAGTGCTTTGCCTCTAAACAAGTTGGTGGATATTGGAGAATCCACAGAAAGGATGCGTATGATAAAGTCTCcggaagaaataaaattaataaag GTGGAGCTGCAGCAGTCGATGCTCTAG
- the LOC143257048 gene encoding creatinase-like, with translation MCHYNGREAALELREDIDTILEPGMVISMEPMITIPEGQPGAGGYREHDILVITDRGTENITRFPVGPEYNVIKK, from the exons ATGTGTCATTACAACGGACGAGAGGCAG cATTAGAACTACGTGAGGACATAGATACCATCCTAGAACCAGGAATGGTGATTTCCATGGAGCCGATGATAACAATTCCAGAAGGACAACCTGGAGCTGGAGGCTACCGAGAACATGACATTCTCGTCATTACAGACAGGGGGACAGAAAATATCACACGTTTTCCAGTTGGACCGGAATACAACGTTAtcaaaaaatga